The genome window GGGAAAATCATTTCACGCCGGAAAAGCCTCCATGGATGGGGTCCTGGCAGCTATTCTGGCTCAAAAAGGTTTTGAGTGTTCCCAGAATATTCTTGAGGGTAAACACGGCTTTATGGATCTTTTTTCTGACGAGCCGGATATGGATAAGATGGTGGACAAACTAGGAGAATTTTTTCATCTACCCACCATTAGTTTTAAACCTTATGCTTCATGCGGCGCAACACATTCAACCATCGATTTAATGAAGGAGATCCGCCGGAGGGAAAACATAAATATCGAAGATGTTGCGGAGATACTATTGGACGTCACCAAAATAGCAGGTGACGCTTCCGGAGAGATTGATCCCAAAAGCGGGCTGGAAGGCAAGTTCAGTGTATATTTCTGCGCTGCCCTGGCTCTATCCGACGGAGAAGCCGGGATAGATAAATTTACGGATGAAAAGGTTAATAATCCCCAGCTTGTTACTTTACGTAAAAAAGTTAAACTTAATATTATCCCTGATTTGGAATTAGATTTTCGCGCCAAAGCTTTAGTGAAAATGAAAGACGGCGCTGAATACCGGGCCGAGACGGATGCCCCTAAGGGGAGTCCCTTAAATCCGATTTCATATATAGAGCTTGGGGAAAAATTTAAGGATTTGGCAATCAATGTTATTCCGGTTCAAAATGTTGATAAATTGATAGATTTGGTTAAAAATCTTGATAAGCTGCAGGATGTTACAGAACTCCTGGAGCTTTGTCATTAATCTATTACACACGACCGGAGAATGCCGGCGGCAAAAACAGGGGGGAGAAGAATGACTGTTTTGGAAGATATTGCAAAGGAAAAGGAAAGATGGAAAAGAGAGCTCCTTAACAAGAAGCCCTATAAAAAGGATGTTAAACCGATAATTGAAGGGGTGGATGAAAATGTTGAGGTGCTTTTTACACCTGCTGATATTCAGCATATCGATTATAATAAGGATATAGGGTTCCCTGGTGAGTATCCATTTACCCGTGGGGCTTATCCCTCCATGTATCGCGGAAGATTGTGGACCATGCGGCAGTATGCCGGATGTGATTCGGCAGATGAATCTAATGCTCGTTACAAATATCTAATTGAGCAGGGTAATATGGGTTTGAGCGTCGCTTTTGATCTGCCGACCCAGATGGGGTATGATTCTGATAATGAAGATATCAAGGAAGAGATTGGAAGAGTAGGCGTTGCTATAAGTTCTTTAAAAGATATGGAGATTCTTTTTGACGGGATAGATCTGGGAAAAGTTACCACATCTTTTACGATTAACGGCATTGCGCCTATAATTCTCGCGATGTATGTTGCTGCCGCAGAAAAGCAGGGAGTCCCGCGGGAAAAGGTCGGAGGGACCGTCCAGAATGATATCCTGAAGGAATATGTTGCCAGGGGAACATATATTTTTCCGCCCAAACCTTCAGTCAGGTTAATTGCCGACAGCATCGTCTTTTGTATGAAAGAGGTGCCCAGGTTCAATGCCATCAGTATTTCAGGAGGCCATTACAGGAGCGGGGGCGCAAGCCTGATCCAGGAACTTGCCTTTATGATGCTCAATGGAATAGAGTATATTCAGACTATAGTCGACCGCGGCATTGATGTTGATGATTTTGCTCCCAGGCTGAGTTATCTTGTGGTCAACCATGTGAATCTCTTTGAAGAAGTAGCAAAACACCGGGCCGCCAGAAAACTTTGGGCCAGCATAATGAAGGAGAGGTTCGGCGCCAAGGATCCTAAATCCATGATGTTCAGAGTCTTTTCGGCCGGATGCGGCGATGAATTGACACACGCGGAGCCGGAAAATAATATCATACGTCTGACTTTGATGACCCTGGGAGGTGTTCTGGGGGGCGTTCAGTCCTATTTTACACCTGCATATGATGAGGCTTACGCTATTCCCACAGAGAAAACAGCTCTTTTAGGTCTTAGAACCCAGCAGATTATCGCCCATGAATCCGGAGTAGCAAATACCGTAGACCCATTGGCCGGTTCGTATTATATTGAATGGCTGACCGACCTTATAGAAAAAGAGACTAGGAAATATATGGTGGAACTGGAGAGCAAGGGTACTGTTATAGAATTGATTGAAAAAGGTTATATTCAGAGTGAGATGGCCCGGGTAGCATACGATACGACCAAGGCCAAAATGAGCGGAGAACATATTGTTGTTGGTGTAAACAAGTTTGCAATGGAAGGTGACATTGAAGAAATCCAGATACACCAGGCGAATGAAGAAGCGGTGGAACGTCAAATTGCCAGGGTAAAACAGTTAAAAAAAGAACGAGACAATGTGAAGGTAGGGGAGACTCTTAAAATTTTAAAGGTTGCGGCCGAAGGCACGGATAATATGATGCCTTTACTGATCAATGCGGTCAAGGCTTATGCAACGGTTGAGGAGATAGTCGCAACACTCAAAAATGTATTTGGTGAGTTTGTTGAACCAGTATAAGGTTTCGACCTTTTTAATAAAAAAGCAAAAAAGAATATAGCTTGATTCAAGGAGTGAAAATTATGGGACAACGAAAAATCAGGGTATTGCTTGCCAAACCTGGGCTGGACGGTCATGATCGCGGGGCCAAGTTTATTTCAAGGGCGTTAAGAGATGCCGGCATGGAAGTGATCTATACCGGTTTGCACCAGAAAATACCGAATATTGTAGCTACCGCTATGGATGAAGATGTTGACGTTGTAGGCCTGAGCATACTATCCGGCAGTCACCTGGCTCTAACTAAAAAATATATAAATCTGAGCAAAGAAAAAAGACTGGATGATCAGTTGCTTCTTGTCGGCGGCACTATCCCCGGGGTTGATGTCCGGAAGTTAAAGGATATGGGCGCTGACGCAGTCTTTGGGGTCGAGACCAATATCGATGTTATTGTTGATTTTATCAATAACATAGATTTTCTATTCTTCGATGTTATTCAAGTGCTTTTTAATTCATTTTTGGAATGGATTAATCAACTTTACATCTATATTTTTAAAATCTTCAACATTTCTTGTTACAAGATCAAGACCTTCTGAAATTGCAGTGGCAGCGATAATTGCATCAGGTAATTTTATTTTGCTTTTTTTTCTAATGTTAATTGTCGTATCAGCTATTTCCTGATCAATATAAATAACTCCAAATATTCCCAGTAACTCCCTAATATATTTTTCTTCATTCAGACTTTCAAATGCATATCCAAGAATTTCCATGTATGTAATTATTGAAATATATAAATCATCTAACGCATCAAAAAAATTCAGGGGAAGATCCTGCTTTGAAAGATAAATGATAATATTACTATCGATCAGAGCTTTCTTACCATTCATCTCTAATTCCTTTTTGCCATGCTGATGGGTCTGAAATTGATTTGAATGGTCGTACACTTTTGTATTTTTCTGTTAGGAGTTTGATTTCATTTTTTATGTTTTTTATTGATTTTTTTTCAGACTTATGCCGGAGTTGTTTCTGAATTGATTCCCATTCTGAAATTGAAATTATTACAGAAACCGGAACGCCTGATTTATCAGTGATGTATTGGCAATCCATGACAAGCATCCTTTTATATTAGGTTAATAATGATTTTGAGTTTATTAACTTTTAAATGTTTATCAGTATGATTATATTTTTTCAACACAAAGAATATAGCTTGATTCAAGGAGTGAAAATTATGGGACAACGAAAAATCAGGGTATTGCTTGCCAAACCTGGGCTGGACGGTCATGATCGCGGGGCCAAGTTTATTTCAAGGGCGTTAAGAGATGCCGGCATGGAAGTGATCTATACCGGTTTGCACCAGAAAATACCGAATATTGTAGCTACCGCTATGGATGAAGATGTTGACGTTGTAGGCCTGAGCATACTATCCGGCAGTCACCTGGCTCTAACTAAAAAATATATAAATCTGAGCAAAGAAAAAGGACTGGATGATCAGTTGCTTCTTGTCGGCGGCACTATCCCCGGGGTTGATGTCCGGAAGTTAAAGGATATGGGCGCTGACGCAGTCTTTGGGGTCGAGACCAATATCGATGTTATTGTTGATTTTATCAATAACAATGTCCAGGTAGGCTGATTACAGGGTTAATCTTTTGTTTCTCCAGGTTCCCGGGCTTCTGCCCGGGAACCTCCACAATCTGAGCGCCGATTAATCACGAACCTGATTAGTTACTGTTTTTTTTATACAAGCCCTTGATCCAGCATTGCATTCACTACTTTAACAAAACCTGCAATGTTAGCGCCTACCATGTAATTGCCGGGAGCGCCGTATTCCTCAGATGCATCTACACAACTTTGATGAATACTTTTCATGATTATCTTGAGGCGGTTGTCCACCTCTTCCTTGGGCCAGCTTATACGCATGCTGTTCTGTGCCATTTCAAGACCTGATACGGCTACCCCTCCGGCGTTGGCTGCTTTACCCGGAGCATAAAGAAGCTTGTTTTCAACAAAAATATCAATAGCTTCCGGCGTTGAAGGCATGTTAGCGCCCTCAGCAACAAGTTTTACTCCATTATTTACCAAGTTATTAGCATCCTTTTCATTGATCTCATTTTGTGTCGCACTGGGGAAGGCGCAGTCCGCTTTATGATCCCACAATGGATTGTGGTCAAGAGAAGTATCCACTTCCGTATAAACCGCTCCGGAATATTTTTCAATGTACTCTTTGATTCTGCCGCGCCTGATGTTTTTTAAGCGCATAACAAAGTCAAGCTTGTCCTTATCAATGCCTTCTTCATCAAAAATATATCCTGTGGAATCAGAAAGGGTTACCACTTTACCGCCTAGTTCATTTATCTTTTCCACAGTATATTGGGCAACATTCCCGGAGCCTGAAACAAGGCAGGATTTGCCTTCAAAATTGTCATATTTGGTGGACAACATTTCAGCTGCAAAATAGACGCATCCATATCCGGTTGCCTCTGGACGAATCAAGCTCCCGCCCCATGCCAGAGCCTTGCCGGTCAAAACACCAGTGAATTCATTCCGTAATTTCTTGTACATGCCAAAAAGAAAACCGATCTCCCTGGCCCCTATTCCAATATCGCCGGCCGGAATATCCGTATTGGGACCGATATGTCGAAAAAGTTCTAACATGAAACTTTGACAAAATCGCATCACTTCATTATCGGATTTTCCCTTGGGATCAAAGTCTGAACCTCCCTTACCTCCTCCCATCGGCAAGGTGGTCAGGGCGTTTTTAAAGACCTGCTCAAAAGCCAAAAATTTGAGAATGCTCAGGGTTACTGATGGATGAAAACGCAATCCGCCTTTATATGGCCCAATAGCGCTGTTCATTTCTATCCTGAAACCACGATTTACCTGTACCTGCCCCTGATCATCCATCCACGGGACACGAAACATAATTAACCTTTCAGGTTCCACGATTCTCTCCAGAATAGCAGCCTGACGAAATTCAGGATTTCTATCCAAAACAGGCTGAACCGTTTCCAATACTTCAGTTACAGCCTGATGAAATTCTTTCTGATCCGGATCCTTGGATTTTACCACATCTAAAATGTTTGTCACTGTTAACCTCCTGTTAATTAATAATATGCCGTCTGACAAATTTAAATTTACGTCTTTATCAAACGCGTAACACACAAAAACTTGATATTTTTATCAAGTCGCAATAATTACGCATTGAGACTTCCTGCCATCGATTTTTAAAACCATAGGTTTTTCCAGCCTTACATGACGAAGAAAAGTTGTTTCCGTTATGCTGGACAAGGAATCAAGCCATTTCCAATCAAGAGAATCTTCCGAACCTTCGGTAACAGTAATATAAGGTATGCCCAGAGAAGTAATGTTCTGAAAAAAATGAGACCCTTGTGAAGGATCAGCCTGTAATTGTTCATTCCTGATTTCAATAATAGCACTAACACCTGAAATATTCCGCCACTGGACAGGGATACCAAGCCATCTGTCCGCAGAACCCCATCTTCCTGGTCCAATGAGAAGGTATGGACGTTTTACCTTCAACAAATCGGCATTTATACGGTTTATCTCATCCACCATTTTAACTGTTTTCTGCAGCTTAAAATCATCAGGTTTGACATAAACAATATCTGCGATCTGATTATTTTTCCCACTGCCCAGGGCTTGGGAAGAAATACAAAAGGCATTTTCATAATCTTCCCGGGTTATCGGCACTCCATACCGATTTTCATCAGCCACCATAGGTCGCATCTGAAGAAAGAAAAAATTACTCTTTTCCCCTTTAGTTGGACTTAAATTAGCAGCAAACTCAATTTCAACTGGAGTTCCCATGCTTTTACGCCCCAGCTCCAAAAAATCGCACAACAGTTCAGGCAAAGGGATCAATTTATATTTCAATACCGAGGCAAACGTTAAAATCTTGGGACCCGGCATATACCCCGTATCCCTTATACGATGTTCGTCCGGAATATACGTACCTGCAAGGGATTTAACCGGAAATTCGTCTGCAGCTTCATCCACTTCTCTTTTTTCCAGGTTGGAATAATTGTCAAAATCAAGCTCTTTAAAATTATTTTTAATCTTTAAGGCATAAAAAAACCTCTGGGCATTTGACAGGATATCATCAACGGTGGAAAACTGGGGTAATATGGCCGGATATTTAGGTGAGAAGCGCAGAGTTTTCTCCCCTTCCACTACTGTTTTACCAAAACCCAAAGCAAGATGTACAATTCCATCTTCGGGTTTCATATAGGAAACCGGATAAAAATTATGGGACTGTGCAACCCCTGAAATGTCCGGATAAAAATAGTCTCCGTACTCGGTTCCGGCAATCTGTTCAATAACAACAGCCATTGCCTCTTCCTGGGTTTTATTGATTGTATTTTTTGCAAATGCCTTGGGGCCTTCAAAATAGGTAGATGCATATACAAGTTTTATGGCCCTTACGAGATGGTGAAGCCTTTTAGAGAGGTCGGGATGATTGTTTGGAATCATGTACGTCTGATAAAGACCTGCATAAGGGTGAAATTGCGCATCTTCAAGGAGACTTGAAGAACGGACGGAAAGAGGGTATAGAACCTGAGATAGGAACGTTTCAAGTTGTTTGTTCAACCATTCAGGCAATTTCGCCTTTAAAAAACCTTCAGCTACTTCCTGGTCGGAAAAACCATCGTTTGCAAAGCCTTGAAGTCTATTTTGAAATACGAACAATTCAAAGCAGTCAGTACCGATGACCAAGGTTTTTGGAATAAGGATATTAAATTCAGGGTATTTCTCATATATATCCTGATTATCCTCAAGAAGAGCTGACATAAATGCCAATCCTCTTCCTTTACCGCCCAGGGAACCCTCGCCAATTTTCACGAAATCCCGAACATATGGATCAAAATGATCCGGGTCATACTTGGCAATAATCCCTTTTTGACGCAATTTACGTAATCGACGAATACTAGAGACAATATATTGTCTCAAGTCTTCAGTATTGCTAAAGTCATCAGACTTAACATCACGAAATTTGGAACCTAGGGCGATCTCTGAACGGGCAATCATCCAGTTGGAAAAATGATTTCGCTTTGCATGATACAATAGGGATTCATCCGATATTTGAGCTACTTTTCCTTGAAGCTGAAGAAGATTAGTGGCCCTGTCGATCTCTGCACCAGTCTGTGTGCGAAAGACAAAATCTCCAAATCCCAATTTGGTCAGAAAAAAATTATGTATTTCTGCCAGAAGATTTGGAGAGTTTTTATCCAGAAATACTGCCGGTATCTCAGTCGCCTTTGCCATGTTTTCCGGTTCAGCGCTAAGGAGGAGTAAAGGAAGATCAGGAAGATCCTGTCTTATCAGGGATAACAACCGGGCACCTGCGTCGGCCACTATTTTACCGTCCTTGGGGATGCGGGTGTCCGATATTACGCCGAATACAAAGTCGCGAAATTTTTGGTAGAGATCCAAGGCCTCTTCATAATTTTCGGCCAGCAGTATTTTTGGCCTGGCACGCATGGTGAGCAGACGGTGTTCTTCGTTAAGCCCCACCTCCATAACAGCCTGCGTCTGAGTGACGATCTCTTTATAAATCAGCGGCAGAAAAGACGAATAATAAACTGGGGAATCTTCAACCAATATCAATACCCTGACATTTGCTTTACTGGTATCATGCGCAACGGTCAGGTGATCTTCCATATTTTTTACCAATGCCAGAAGCAGGTTGGAATTTCCGGACCAAATATATATTTTGTCAACCCCACTGCAATCTTTATTTTCAGGAAGGGGATAAATACCTCTTGGGCTGTGGGCAAGAAGGATTACGGGAAGACCAGGTTTGATTTTTTTGATTTCCAGGCCCAAAGAAAAGGCGTCCATTTCATCAAGATGCGGCATGGTTATGACCATGTCGAATTTTTTTTTTTTCAGGAGATCTAAAGCTTCATTGGCAGACGACTTCCGGGTGAACCTAGGTGGCTGGCTAAGATTTAACCCTTTATATTCATTCATAATCCTTGATGCAAGCCTGCCGTCCTCTTCCATAATAAACGCATCATAAAGACTGGAAACCAGCAGGATCTCTCTGACCTTGATAGTCATCAATTCATGAAACACTTTAAAGCGTGCATGAAATTCACTGGCAAAGAGATTATCAATTGAAAGCATATTGCATACCCTATTGTAATGGAAGTTATCAAGAATCAATTATACCGAGTGCTTCTTCCCTATACGCATCCATAACATATGGAATATCCGTAATTTTGGCACATTCCTCAGTCAAAGAGAATATGTCCTTTCTGCTGATATATTGGACTTCCCAATTTCTGGAACCAGCCATAATCTGCTGCAATCCCACCTTTGTTTTATCCGTAACATTGAATATACCAACGGCACCAAGAGGGAAACTGTCTGCTTCGGCACCGTACTTTTCCTTTAAAACTTCATAGTTCATGAAAATTTCTTCCTTTGTCGAGCCAAATCTTGAAACTGTCCCAGGCAGACCTCCATCTTCGCCCCGTAGCCATTTTTCAGAATTTTTACCAACCATGCCTGGGATCATCAACGCACGCCCCATGCATACGGCCTTACAATATGGGCTGCCCAAGGCTAATGCTTTGAACACATGATCTTCAGAAGAAAATCCGCCTGCAAAGGCAATGTCCGGAACCCATTTTCCTCTCTGTGCCAAGCGCTCACACAGTTCATAAGTCATAGAATGGAGATAGATAGATGGTATGCCCCACTCGGACATCATTCGCCATGGGCTCATGCCGGTGCCTCCAGGTGCGCCATCTATGGTCAACAGATCAATTTTTGTATCGCTGGACCAGCGGATTGCCATTGCCAATTTTCTCATGGGATATGCCCCGGTCTTTAAGGTTACGCGCTTGGCACCAATGCCTCGCACTCTTTCAACCTCTTTCATAAAGCCTTCCTGATTAATAAACCCAAGGCGGGAATGACGTTCGAATTGCTTCAGCGGTCCGGCCTTAAAGGCTGCCTGGAAAGCAGGGTTTTCAGGGTCAGGGGTTACGATATAGCCCCGTTGTTTCAGTTCAATTGCCCGCTCCAGAGAGCTCACCTTTATCTCGCCACCAATACACTTGGCACCTTGGCCCCATTTCAATTCAATGGTCTCCACTCCGAGTTTGTCTATTACATACTTAGCAACGCCGTTTCGAGTGTCTTCCATATTCATCTGAACGGTGATATCGCCATAACCTTCATGATAGCGTCGATATTCCTTGACACGACGGTCCATTTCAGGAGACTTTTTTATCTTTCCCTTGCTGTTCAGTTCCAGTTCAGTATCAATACCACACACATTTTCGCCACATACTAATGTAATGCCACTTATTGCGGCCCCAATTGTAAAATGTTTCCAATTCTTTCGAGCGATATCAGTACTGCCCAGTGCCCCGGTAAACATGGGCACCTTTAGTTTGACTTTTTCAGTAACGCCATAGGACGTTTCCGTATTAACAGTGGGAAAAGTGGCCTGATCAGGATCCGGCTCTACACCTTTAGCACCCAGGGCATACCCCATAATATTTAGATATGAGTAGTCAACGGGATAGTCTTTGTCGGCACCGGCAGTAACGCTCCCAAAAGGTTCCGGATACAAAAGTTCTCTGCCACGAAAAGTGGCTCGAAACATATCGCAGTTTCCTTTGCACCCGTCAATGCATTTGCTGCATATGCCGGACTGGGGAGCAACGTCTCGAGAACGGTTTTTGGTTTGAAGGGCGTCATTTGCATTTGGTTTTTGTAAATTCATTGTTATCAGCCTCCTATTTTTATTGTTTAGGAACGGGAAAAAAAATTTCGTCCCCGTTTCTTAGTAAAAACAGGCGCAAAAAAAAGCGCCTATTCCCATTGAAGGGAAACAAGACGCCTTTGTCTTTTTTATATAACTGCGTTTACAATTTCACTTAACTATTCAACACATCTACACGCCATTGTGCAAATTAAACATTAGCTAAGACAAAACTTTTATATATAAAGGGTATTGCAAAGTAAAAAAACTTTTATAATAAAATCAATTAGTTAACCCAGAAAAACCCCATTTTTCCATTATGGCGTAACTACTTGTTTTAACTACCGATAATAACAATCTTTGCAACACCCTTATATAGTTAAAATAAAAATTTTGTCAAGCTTTTTATTGCAAAGCGGGAAATCCTTCTGCGTCCCTTGGAACGTAAAAATAGTTTACACTTATTTTTTAACCTGCTCCAATTCTGATAGTCTCGTAAAAAGTTGAAAAATCAATTTGCCTTTACAATATATTAGGCATAGTAGAGGCTAATAACACTATATGTTGCAGCCAAAATAAAAAGTTGGGACTTTTTACGAGTTCATCAATTCTGCGGAAAGAAGAATTGCCTCAGCTACTTGCCGCATGGATTTACGCGAGTCCATGCTATGCCTTTGCAACCAACGGTATGCTTCGTCTCCTTTTATTTTTCGTTTGTGCATAAGAATATCTTTGGCTCGTTCCACAAGCTTGCGTGTCTCCAACTCTTCCTGAATCACCTTGGTCTTTACCATCAGTTCCGTATTCATAATCGCAATAGCTGCCTGATTCGCCACTGCAGTAATTAAATTGATCTCTGCCTGACTAAATTTATGGGTTTCAACTGTAAAGCAATTGAGCACCCCAATGACCTTATCCTCTTTGACTTCCAACGGGATGCTAAGCATGGAAACCAGTCCTAATTTTCTAGCCATCTCTTTTTCTTTAAACCGTGGCTCTTTTAGGACATCCGGAACAACAAGGGGCTGATTGTGGGTCGCAACAAAGCCAACAACACCTTCTACTTGATTAAGAGAGCGATTTTTCACATATTCCGGTTCAATGGCTTGAGTCGCCTTGAGATGTATTTTTTTGGGATACACGCTTTTATCCACAAGCCACAGAGAACAGATTTCAAAACCAGTAACTTTAGCAGTAACCATCACAATTAATTTGAGAATATCTTCCAGATACTTGTCGGAAGTTATTGCACGGCTGATGTCCGTGATAGCCTTAATATATTTATCGTATGTATCCGGTTTTATTTTTTCCATTTTAAAACACTAAAAAGACACAAAA of Desulfosarcina sp. BuS5 contains these proteins:
- a CDS encoding GAF and ANTAR domain-containing protein, encoding MEKIKPDTYDKYIKAITDISRAITSDKYLEDILKLIVMVTAKVTGFEICSLWLVDKSVYPKKIHLKATQAIEPEYVKNRSLNQVEGVVGFVATHNQPLVVPDVLKEPRFKEKEMARKLGLVSMLSIPLEVKEDKVIGVLNCFTVETHKFSQAEINLITAVANQAAIAIMNTELMVKTKVIQEELETRKLVERAKDILMHKRKIKGDEAYRWLQRHSMDSRKSMRQVAEAILLSAELMNS
- a CDS encoding glutamate synthase-related protein, with the translated sequence MNLQKPNANDALQTKNRSRDVAPQSGICSKCIDGCKGNCDMFRATFRGRELLYPEPFGSVTAGADKDYPVDYSYLNIMGYALGAKGVEPDPDQATFPTVNTETSYGVTEKVKLKVPMFTGALGSTDIARKNWKHFTIGAAISGITLVCGENVCGIDTELELNSKGKIKKSPEMDRRVKEYRRYHEGYGDITVQMNMEDTRNGVAKYVIDKLGVETIELKWGQGAKCIGGEIKVSSLERAIELKQRGYIVTPDPENPAFQAAFKAGPLKQFERHSRLGFINQEGFMKEVERVRGIGAKRVTLKTGAYPMRKLAMAIRWSSDTKIDLLTIDGAPGGTGMSPWRMMSEWGIPSIYLHSMTYELCERLAQRGKWVPDIAFAGGFSSEDHVFKALALGSPYCKAVCMGRALMIPGMVGKNSEKWLRGEDGGLPGTVSRFGSTKEEIFMNYEVLKEKYGAEADSFPLGAVGIFNVTDKTKVGLQQIMAGSRNWEVQYISRKDIFSLTEECAKITDIPYVMDAYREEALGIIDS
- a CDS encoding acyl-CoA mutase large subunit family protein; protein product: MTVLEDIAKEKERWKRELLNKKPYKKDVKPIIEGVDENVEVLFTPADIQHIDYNKDIGFPGEYPFTRGAYPSMYRGRLWTMRQYAGCDSADESNARYKYLIEQGNMGLSVAFDLPTQMGYDSDNEDIKEEIGRVGVAISSLKDMEILFDGIDLGKVTTSFTINGIAPIILAMYVAAAEKQGVPREKVGGTVQNDILKEYVARGTYIFPPKPSVRLIADSIVFCMKEVPRFNAISISGGHYRSGGASLIQELAFMMLNGIEYIQTIVDRGIDVDDFAPRLSYLVVNHVNLFEEVAKHRAARKLWASIMKERFGAKDPKSMMFRVFSAGCGDELTHAEPENNIIRLTLMTLGGVLGGVQSYFTPAYDEAYAIPTEKTALLGLRTQQIIAHESGVANTVDPLAGSYYIEWLTDLIEKETRKYMVELESKGTVIELIEKGYIQSEMARVAYDTTKAKMSGEHIVVGVNKFAMEGDIEEIQIHQANEEAVERQIARVKQLKKERDNVKVGETLKILKVAAEGTDNMMPLLINAVKAYATVEEIVATLKNVFGEFVEPV
- a CDS encoding MmgE/PrpD family protein — encoded protein: MPTRKLSEFVCNTSYNDIPADVIEHSKLVFLDWLGVTLAGSRKKMGSVMADMITELDGENGPQQATIIGKGIKTDMLKAALANGSMSHVLDMDDYHGPTLSHPTVAFLPAVLAVVEYKKLSGQNLVTALIIAFDIMVRVGYGAKRLHYDRGWHATSTLGKFGAAAGAGKLLNLDVETLGNAFGIAGTTAGGLRLVFGNMGKSFHAGKASMDGVLAAILAQKGFECSQNILEGKHGFMDLFSDEPDMDKMVDKLGEFFHLPTISFKPYASCGATHSTIDLMKEIRRRENINIEDVAEILLDVTKIAGDASGEIDPKSGLEGKFSVYFCAALALSDGEAGIDKFTDEKVNNPQLVTLRKKVKLNIIPDLELDFRAKALVKMKDGAEYRAETDAPKGSPLNPISYIELGEKFKDLAINVIPVQNVDKLIDLVKNLDKLQDVTELLELCH
- a CDS encoding PEP/pyruvate-binding domain-containing protein, with the translated sequence MLSIDNLFASEFHARFKVFHELMTIKVREILLVSSLYDAFIMEEDGRLASRIMNEYKGLNLSQPPRFTRKSSANEALDLLKKKKFDMVITMPHLDEMDAFSLGLEIKKIKPGLPVILLAHSPRGIYPLPENKDCSGVDKIYIWSGNSNLLLALVKNMEDHLTVAHDTSKANVRVLILVEDSPVYYSSFLPLIYKEIVTQTQAVMEVGLNEEHRLLTMRARPKILLAENYEEALDLYQKFRDFVFGVISDTRIPKDGKIVADAGARLLSLIRQDLPDLPLLLLSAEPENMAKATEIPAVFLDKNSPNLLAEIHNFFLTKLGFGDFVFRTQTGAEIDRATNLLQLQGKVAQISDESLLYHAKRNHFSNWMIARSEIALGSKFRDVKSDDFSNTEDLRQYIVSSIRRLRKLRQKGIIAKYDPDHFDPYVRDFVKIGEGSLGGKGRGLAFMSALLEDNQDIYEKYPEFNILIPKTLVIGTDCFELFVFQNRLQGFANDGFSDQEVAEGFLKAKLPEWLNKQLETFLSQVLYPLSVRSSSLLEDAQFHPYAGLYQTYMIPNNHPDLSKRLHHLVRAIKLVYASTYFEGPKAFAKNTINKTQEEAMAVVIEQIAGTEYGDYFYPDISGVAQSHNFYPVSYMKPEDGIVHLALGFGKTVVEGEKTLRFSPKYPAILPQFSTVDDILSNAQRFFYALKIKNNFKELDFDNYSNLEKREVDEAADEFPVKSLAGTYIPDEHRIRDTGYMPGPKILTFASVLKYKLIPLPELLCDFLELGRKSMGTPVEIEFAANLSPTKGEKSNFFFLQMRPMVADENRYGVPITREDYENAFCISSQALGSGKNNQIADIVYVKPDDFKLQKTVKMVDEINRINADLLKVKRPYLLIGPGRWGSADRWLGIPVQWRNISGVSAIIEIRNEQLQADPSQGSHFFQNITSLGIPYITVTEGSEDSLDWKWLDSLSSITETTFLRHVRLEKPMVLKIDGRKSQCVIIAT
- a CDS encoding cobalamin B12-binding domain-containing protein, which encodes MGQRKIRVLLAKPGLDGHDRGAKFISRALRDAGMEVIYTGLHQKIPNIVATAMDEDVDVVGLSILSGSHLALTKKYINLSKEKGLDDQLLLVGGTIPGVDVRKLKDMGADAVFGVETNIDVIVDFINNNVQVG
- a CDS encoding type II toxin-antitoxin system VapC family toxin, with product MNGKKALIDSNIIIYLSKQDLPLNFFDALDDLYISIITYMEILGYAFESLNEEKYIRELLGIFGVIYIDQEIADTTINIRKKSKIKLPDAIIAATAISEGLDLVTRNVEDFKNIDVKLINPFQK
- a CDS encoding cobalamin B12-binding domain-containing protein; the encoded protein is MGQRKIRVLLAKPGLDGHDRGAKFISRALRDAGMEVIYTGLHQKIPNIVATAMDEDVDVVGLSILSGSHLALTKKYINLSKEKRLDDQLLLVGGTIPGVDVRKLKDMGADAVFGVETNIDVIVDFINNIDFLFFDVIQVLFNSFLEWINQLYIYIFKIFNISCYKIKTF
- the gdhA gene encoding NADP-specific glutamate dehydrogenase; translated protein: MTNILDVVKSKDPDQKEFHQAVTEVLETVQPVLDRNPEFRQAAILERIVEPERLIMFRVPWMDDQGQVQVNRGFRIEMNSAIGPYKGGLRFHPSVTLSILKFLAFEQVFKNALTTLPMGGGKGGSDFDPKGKSDNEVMRFCQSFMLELFRHIGPNTDIPAGDIGIGAREIGFLFGMYKKLRNEFTGVLTGKALAWGGSLIRPEATGYGCVYFAAEMLSTKYDNFEGKSCLVSGSGNVAQYTVEKINELGGKVVTLSDSTGYIFDEEGIDKDKLDFVMRLKNIRRGRIKEYIEKYSGAVYTEVDTSLDHNPLWDHKADCAFPSATQNEINEKDANNLVNNGVKLVAEGANMPSTPEAIDIFVENKLLYAPGKAANAGGVAVSGLEMAQNSMRISWPKEEVDNRLKIIMKSIHQSCVDASEEYGAPGNYMVGANIAGFVKVVNAMLDQGLV